The Anaeromyxobacter diazotrophicus nucleotide sequence GGAGCCGAAGGCGCTCCTCGGCGGGGCCTCCGCGATGGAGGAGCTCCACCGGATGGTCGGGCTGGTCGCCGGGTCGGGCGCGACCGTGCTGATCCTCGGCGAGAGCGGCACGGGGAAGGAGCGGGTGGCGGAGGCGATCCACGCCGCCAGCCCCTGGGCCAGCGGTCCGTTCCTGCGGGTGAGCTGCTCGGGGCTCGAGGACGTCGCGGCCGAGGCGGAGCTGATGGCGAACCTGCGCGCCTCGGCCTCGACCGGCGGCGACGATCGCGGGACCTTGCTCCTCGACGAGATCGCCGACCTGTCGCCGCTCGTCCAGCTCCGGCTGCTGCGCGCGCTCGAGGAGCGGGAGCGGAGGAGCGAGGGGGCGCCGGCGGGGCGGCGGCTGCGCCTGCTCTGCACCTCGAACCGCGAGGTCAAGGGGCTGGTCGACGCCGGGCGCTTCCGGGCCGACCTCTACTTCCGGTTGGCCGTCTTCCCGCTGCGCGTGCCGCCGCTCCGGGAGCGCGCCGCCGACCTCCGGCTCATCGGCGAGGCCTTCCTGGAGCGCCGCGTCCCCGCCCCGGAGGGCCGCCACCGGCGGATCCGGCCCGAGGCGCTGGCGGCGCTGGAGGCCTACCCGTGGCCGGGGAACGTGCGGGAGCTGCAGAATGTGCTCGAGTTCGCCGCGCTCCAGGCCGGGCCGGCTGACATCGAGCTCCGCCACCTCCCGGCCGACGTGCGCGCGCTCGCGCCGGCCAGCGCGGGCGGTCCGCGCGCCGCCATGCCCGGGCCGGCGGAGATCCGGACGGCGCTCGCGGCCTGCGGCGGGAACCGCGCGGCCGCGGCGCGACGGCTGGGCATCTCGCGGGTGACGCTCTGGAAGAGGCTCAAGGGCGAGGGGCAGGGCTGACGGCCTCGGACGGAGGCGCGCCGTCGAGCGCCCTGGCCGCCGGGCCCGTGACCTGAGGGCGGCCGCCGCCCCGGCACGGCCCTTCGCGGCCGGCCGTGGCGCCCTCGCGCGCCGCGACGCATGTTGTCCGTGCGCCAGCCGTG carries:
- a CDS encoding sigma 54-interacting transcriptional regulator; this encodes MAPPDIAALPFLGLGSEGAVRQLADALPHGLFTTDVTGRITYWNRAAERVTGYTRDEAVGGYCSLLAGDAVRGCACGLGPIKCGMVEQQRVTKTCTVRTKDGRLLLIVKSAVALFAPGGEPVGALETFTQAAVEPPGRRAAAGEEPKALLGGASAMEELHRMVGLVAGSGATVLILGESGTGKERVAEAIHAASPWASGPFLRVSCSGLEDVAAEAELMANLRASASTGGDDRGTLLLDEIADLSPLVQLRLLRALEERERRSEGAPAGRRLRLLCTSNREVKGLVDAGRFRADLYFRLAVFPLRVPPLRERAADLRLIGEAFLERRVPAPEGRHRRIRPEALAALEAYPWPGNVRELQNVLEFAALQAGPADIELRHLPADVRALAPASAGGPRAAMPGPAEIRTALAACGGNRAAAARRLGISRVTLWKRLKGEGQG